A stretch of the Candidatus Saccharimonadales bacterium genome encodes the following:
- a CDS encoding FtsW/RodA/SpoVE family cell cycle protein, with protein MARTTRLTTDGYLRRHKADYSLLLITGLLLLLGTVMIYTISPALEQSSVLYRQLGHIGLAALAFLAAANLPLDIWRKLHLPMLTISLAVSALLLVPSLALEVNGATRWLDLGPFSFQPAEMLKFSLVIYLASWLAERKRSQRLNDFKETIVPLLFVTTGVGLLIAVLQKDLGTMIAIVGIVSSML; from the coding sequence ATGGCCCGGACTACCAGACTGACGACTGACGGATATTTAAGGCGGCACAAAGCGGATTATTCACTGCTGCTTATTACCGGCCTGTTGCTATTACTTGGTACGGTGATGATTTATACAATTAGCCCGGCGCTAGAACAAAGCAGCGTGCTGTATCGGCAGCTCGGACATATTGGTCTGGCGGCGCTGGCCTTTTTAGCCGCGGCCAACTTACCGCTCGATATCTGGCGAAAATTGCATCTGCCGATGCTGACAATTTCACTGGCGGTTTCAGCGCTGCTATTAGTGCCATCACTGGCGCTTGAGGTCAATGGCGCGACACGGTGGCTGGACCTGGGGCCGTTTTCATTCCAGCCGGCGGAAATGCTGAAGTTCTCGTTGGTGATCTATTTGGCCTCGTGGTTAGCCGAGCGCAAACGTAGCCAGCGGCTAAACGATTTTAAGGAAACCATAGTGCCGCTGCTGTTTGTTACTACCGGTGTCGGTTTGTTAATCGCCGTCTTGCAAAAGGACCTGGGCACGATGATTGCCATTGTCGGTATCGTTAGCAGCATGTTA